TAATCTTGCTGCTGAAATGGATGAAGTCGTAGCATTAGGAATTAAATCTGTTTTATTATTCGGGATTCCTGCAGAGAAGGATGAATGCGGAACTGGTGCATTCCATGACCACGGTATTGTCCAAGAAGGAACTCGTTTTATTAAGGAACATTACCCAGAAGTATTAGTTGTCGCGGATACGTGCCTTTGTGAATACACAAGCCATGGCCATTGTGGTGTGATTGAAAATGGGACTGTGTTAAATGATCCTTCCCTAGATTTACTTGTTCAAACAGCCGTTAGTCAGGCGAAGGCTGGTGCGGATATCATTGCCCCATCGAATATGATGGATGGATTCGTCGTAGCAATTCGCCAAGGCTTAGATAAAGCTGGCTTTGAGCATATTCCAATCATGTCCTATGCTGTGAAATATGCTTCTGCATTTTACGGTCCGTTCCGTGAAGCAGCTGAAAGCACGCCGCAATTTGGCGATCGTAAAGCTTATCAAATGGATCCGGCTGAATCGCCTAGAAGCCCTTCGTGAAGCAGAGTCTGATGTGATGGAAGGCGCTGATTTCTTAATTGTTAAGCCTGGTTTACCATATCTGGATATTGTTCGCGATGTGAAAAATAATTTCAACCTGCCAGTGGTGATTTACAATGTGAGCGGCGAGTATTCCATGATTAAAGCGGCAGCACAAAACGGTTGGGTTGATGAGAAAAATACAGTTTTAGAAATGCTCACTGGCATGAAGCGTGCCGGCGGAGATTTAATCATTACCTACTTCGCCAAAGATGCGGCAAAATGGTTATCGGAACAGTAATAGAATTTGTTTTTTAACAGAACCTATAGGAAAAGCGCAAGGCGCCCGCCTATCGGCGACAAGCACAAGACGAGCCTGCCGAAAGGTTGTTCTTTGACCTTTTGGCCGGATTGGCTTGTGACCTCGAGCCGATGGCGCCTGGAGCTAGACACCCATCAAAATTTTATACTTTCTTTACTTCTATAAAAATAGTTGATAAACGATAAACATCATAAGGAGATTACGATGCGCTCTTACGAAAAATCTATCGCAGCTTTTAATGAAGCCAAAACTTTAATGCCTGGTGGAGTGAATTCACCTGTACGTGCCTTCAAATCTGTAAACATGGATCCAATTTTCATGGCAAGTGGAAAAGGTTCTAAAATTTACGATATTGATGGCAATGAATATATTGATTACGTTTTATCATGGGGTCCACTTATTTTAGGTCATACGAATGATCGTGTTGTGGAAGCTATTAAAAAGGTAGCAGAGCTTGGCACAAGCTTTGGTGCGCCATCTTTAATCGAAACTGAAGTCGCAAAGCTTGTTCGTGAACGTGTCCCTTCAATTGAAGTGGTTCGCATGGTTTCTTCTGGTACAGAAGCGACAATGAGTGCGTTGCGTTTAGCTCGCGGCTATACTGGCCGAAATAAAATCTTAAAATTCGAAGGCTGCTATCATGGCCATGGAGATTCTCTTCTAATCAAAGCTGGATCTGGTGTGGCGACACTTGGTTTGCCTGATAGTCCTGGAGTACCGGAAAGCGTTGCGAAAAACACGATTACGGTCGCTTATAATGATTTAGAGAGCGTACGTTATGCTTTCGAACAGTTTGGCGAGGATATCGCTTGTATCATCGTTGAGCCAGTTGCTGGCAACATGGGCGTTGTACCGCCACAACCAGGGTTCTTAGAAGGTTTACGTGAAATTACGACTCAGTACGGTGCACTATTGATCTTTGATGAGGTTATGACTGGCTTCCGTGTCGGCTATAATTGTGCGCAAGGTTATTTTGGGATTACTCCTGATTTAA
The DNA window shown above is from Bacillus sp. T3 and carries:
- the hemL gene encoding glutamate-1-semialdehyde 2,1-aminomutase, with protein sequence MRSYEKSIAAFNEAKTLMPGGVNSPVRAFKSVNMDPIFMASGKGSKIYDIDGNEYIDYVLSWGPLILGHTNDRVVEAIKKVAELGTSFGAPSLIETEVAKLVRERVPSIEVVRMVSSGTEATMSALRLARGYTGRNKILKFEGCYHGHGDSLLIKAGSGVATLGLPDSPGVPESVAKNTITVAYNDLESVRYAFEQFGEDIACIIVEPVAGNMGVVPPQPGFLEGLREITTQYGALLIFDEVMTGFRVGYNCAQGYFGITPDLTCLGKVIGGGLPVGAYGGKAEIMEQIAPSGPIYQAGTLSGNPLAMTAGLETLSQLTPAHYEEFIRKGDMLEAGFKAAAAKYDVPLTCNRAGSMIGFFFTNEDIINYETAKTSDLEFFANYFREMANEGVFLPPSQFEGIFLSTAHSDEDIQKTIAAAEVAFSKLRG